The following are from one region of the Thermoplasmata archaeon genome:
- a CDS encoding bifunctional 5,10-methylenetetrahydrofolate dehydrogenase/5,10-methenyltetrahydrofolate cyclohydrolase yields the protein PLPPQMSTEAVVHAVDPLKDVDCFHPENVGLVLIGSPRFAPATPAGVVELLIRSGNDPGGKDVVIAGRSNIVGKPLAALLMQKAPKANATVTVVHSATRDLAAHTRRADILVAAMGSPHTIHADMVKEGVVVIDVATNRIPDATKKTGYRTVGDVDFDAVKEKAKAITPVPGGVGPMTIAMLLTNTVRAAELSLSG from the coding sequence CCCCTTCCCCCCCAGATGTCCACGGAGGCCGTCGTCCACGCGGTCGACCCGCTCAAGGACGTCGACTGCTTCCACCCCGAGAACGTGGGCCTAGTGCTCATCGGCAGCCCGCGGTTCGCGCCCGCGACCCCGGCGGGGGTCGTCGAGCTCCTCATCCGCAGCGGGAACGACCCGGGCGGGAAGGACGTCGTGATCGCGGGGCGGAGCAACATCGTCGGCAAGCCCCTCGCCGCGCTGCTCATGCAGAAGGCTCCCAAGGCGAACGCGACGGTCACCGTGGTCCACAGCGCGACCCGGGACCTGGCGGCCCACACGCGCCGCGCGGACATCCTGGTCGCCGCGATGGGCTCGCCTCACACGATCCACGCGGACATGGTCAAGGAGGGCGTGGTCGTCATCGACGTCGCGACGAACCGGATTCCGGACGCGACGAAGAAGACGGGCTACCGCACGGTCGGGGACGTGGACTTCGACGCGGTGAAGGAGAAGGCCAAGGCGATCACGCCCGTCCCGGGCGGCGTCGGTCCCATGACGATTGCGATGCTCCTCACGAACACGGTCCGCGCGGCCGAGCTGTCCCTCTCCGGCTGA
- the purD gene encoding phosphoribosylamine--glycine ligase, with amino-acid sequence MRVLVVGGGGREHAIVEALRRGGAEIIAAMANQNPGIARAAKEVLLGDVTAVDRIVAFATDQRAELAVVGPEAPLERGLVDALEARGIPTVGPTRTAAQLETNKEFTRDLMKTYGIPGLPSYWAFDSYAPFSEFVLDSNFEFVIKPLGLTGGKGVQVWGDHFSSKEGALAYGRQILEKKIGGQARFLVEEKLVGEEFSLQALCDGKRLVPCPLVQDHKRAYEGDRGPNTGGMGSYSDADHLLPFVSRLDYDQALDTMRRTVEAMQERGTPFKGILYGGFMATKDGPKLLEYNVRFADPESMNVLPILEDNFIDLCMSVARGGLPLRAHFAKKATVCKYVVPPGYGTKPKAGEQLKVDEESIRRTGAKLYYAAVDERDGKIFTTTSRSLAVVGIADDLETAEGISEEALAFVGGSFYARRDIGKPEVVTRKVEKMQKIRSSS; translated from the coding sequence ATGCGCGTCCTCGTGGTGGGCGGAGGTGGGCGGGAGCACGCCATCGTCGAGGCGCTCCGGAGGGGCGGGGCCGAGATCATCGCGGCGATGGCCAACCAGAACCCTGGGATCGCCCGCGCCGCCAAGGAGGTCCTGCTCGGGGACGTCACCGCCGTGGACCGGATCGTGGCGTTCGCCACGGACCAGCGCGCCGAGCTCGCGGTCGTGGGCCCCGAGGCGCCGCTCGAACGGGGACTCGTGGACGCCCTCGAGGCGCGCGGCATTCCGACCGTGGGACCCACGCGGACCGCGGCCCAGCTCGAGACGAACAAGGAGTTCACCCGGGACCTCATGAAGACCTATGGGATTCCGGGCCTGCCGTCGTATTGGGCCTTCGACTCGTACGCGCCCTTCTCCGAGTTCGTTCTGGACAGCAACTTCGAGTTCGTGATCAAGCCCCTCGGACTCACGGGCGGGAAGGGCGTCCAGGTCTGGGGGGACCATTTCTCCTCCAAGGAGGGCGCCCTCGCGTACGGCCGGCAGATCCTCGAGAAGAAGATCGGCGGGCAGGCTCGCTTCCTCGTCGAGGAGAAGCTCGTCGGGGAGGAATTCTCCCTGCAGGCCCTCTGCGACGGGAAGCGGCTCGTGCCGTGCCCCCTGGTCCAGGACCACAAACGCGCGTACGAAGGGGATCGCGGACCCAACACCGGGGGGATGGGCTCGTACAGCGACGCGGACCACCTCCTGCCGTTCGTCTCCCGGCTCGACTACGACCAGGCCCTGGACACGATGCGGCGGACCGTCGAGGCGATGCAGGAGCGCGGCACGCCGTTCAAGGGCATCCTGTACGGGGGCTTCATGGCCACGAAGGACGGCCCCAAGCTCCTCGAGTACAACGTGCGGTTCGCGGACCCGGAGTCCATGAACGTGTTGCCAATCCTGGAGGACAACTTCATCGACCTCTGCATGAGCGTCGCCCGAGGTGGGCTGCCCCTGCGCGCCCACTTCGCGAAGAAGGCCACGGTCTGCAAGTACGTCGTCCCGCCGGGCTACGGCACGAAGCCCAAGGCAGGGGAGCAGCTCAAGGTGGACGAGGAGAGCATCCGCCGCACGGGGGCGAAGCTGTACTACGCCGCCGTGGACGAGCGGGACGGGAAGATCTTCACGACCACGTCCCGGTCCCTCGCGGTCGTGGGCATCGCGGACGACCTGGAGACGGCGGAAGGCATCTCCGAGGAAGCCCTCGCCTTCGTGGGCGGGAGCTTCTACGCGCGCCGGGACATCGGCAAGCCCGAGGTCGTCACGCGCAAGGTCGAGAAGATGCAGAAGATCCGCAGCTCCTCGTGA
- a CDS encoding translin family protein gives MKNLDDVVSEIEGRLDEKDEVRELAIKSSRTVARLAGSAIQGMHRGDKVQEPLQETHEEVLKLRSLLDGHPDLLHAGFVENAMQEACEAALFHAILRGEDLPTPKECGVTDTAYLLGLGDVVGELRRCALTALRDGDVGQASAFLEQMERILDALMRFDYPTALVALKRKQDIARSLIEKTRGEVAVAARSHELSKKLDAMHGKL, from the coding sequence GTGAAGAACCTGGACGACGTCGTCTCGGAGATCGAGGGCCGACTCGATGAGAAGGACGAGGTCCGCGAACTCGCCATCAAGTCGTCGCGGACCGTGGCCCGTCTGGCCGGCTCCGCGATCCAGGGGATGCACCGCGGCGACAAGGTCCAGGAGCCGCTGCAGGAGACCCACGAGGAGGTCCTGAAGCTCCGCAGCCTCCTGGACGGCCACCCCGACCTGCTCCACGCGGGGTTCGTCGAAAACGCGATGCAGGAGGCCTGCGAGGCCGCCCTGTTCCATGCGATCCTGCGCGGGGAGGACTTGCCGACACCCAAGGAGTGCGGCGTGACGGACACGGCGTACCTGCTCGGCCTCGGCGACGTGGTCGGCGAGTTGCGCCGCTGCGCGCTCACGGCCCTCCGCGACGGGGACGTGGGGCAGGCGTCCGCATTCCTGGAGCAGATGGAACGGATTCTGGACGCGCTCATGCGCTTCGACTACCCGACCGCGCTGGTCGCCCTCAAGCGGAAGCAGGACATCGCCCGCAGCCTGATCGAGAAGACCCGGGGCGAGGTCGCCGTCGCGGCCCGCAGCCACGAGCTCTCCAAGAAGCTCGACGCGATGCACGGGAAGCTCTGA